Within Candidatus Eisenbacteria bacterium, the genomic segment CGACCGAAGCGCGGCGCCGCGCTTCGGTCGGGTCGGCGAGCGCCGAGGCGAGTGCTCGAGCGAGCGCGGCCGGATCCCGGGCCGGCACCAGCCAGCCGGTGCGTCCGTCCTGCATCACCTCGGGCGTTCCTCCTACTGCGGTCGCGATCGAGGCGCGCCCCGCCGCCATGGCTTCCAGCAGCGCATTCGGAATGCCCTCCTCGCGCGACGACAGCACGAACACATCGAGCGCCGGAAGCAGCCGTTCGACGTCGGGGCGCTCGCCGAGGAAGTGCACCCGGTCGTCGAGCCCCAGCGTGTGCGCCTGGCGCTCGAGGCGTTCGCGTTCCGGGCCGTCACCGATCAGCACCGCTTCGAACGGCTGCCCCTCTCGCGTCAGCAGTGCGAGCGCTTCGAGCAGCATGCCCTGGTCCTTGCGGACTGCGAGGCATCCGACGCTCCCGATCACCGGCGCGACGCCCTTCAGTCCGAGCGCGCTGCGCTCGATGGCGCCGTTTCCGAATCGATCGACGTCGACGCCGTTGGGGATCACCGTGACGCGCTCGCGCGCCACTCCGAGGGCGACCGAACTCTCTCCGACCGCGCGACTGACCGCGACCACGTGAGTCGCGAGACGATGCGCGAGCCTCTGAACCGCGACCTGACGAGGGGTTTCGAATTCGTCCATGTTGCGCTTCGAGACCACCACCGCACGCACCCCGCACAGCCGCCCCGCCAACGCCGCGAACAGGTTCGGGCCGAACAGGTAACCGTGGATCACATCGGGACGCCAATCGCGAACCAGGTTCACGAGCCGCAGCAGCCCGCGCCATCCCGACGGGCCGTAGATGCGCGAGCTCATGCCGAGGTCGTGCACCGGCCAGCCGAGTGCACCGACCGCGACAGTGAACTGCCCGCGACGTTCGAAGCACGCGATCGCGAGCTCGAAGCGATCGCGATCGAGCCGCGACCACAACTCGAGCAGATGACGTTCGGCACCGCCGGCTACGAAATTATTGACGACGTAGAGCACCCGGATGCGAGGCGGCATCGCGGGGGCAGTCACGACGCCACCTCGCGTGCGGTGGCGCGCAGGCGGTCGAACGCGCCGTCGAGCTCGGCGCGCGCGAGGCGGCGCGAGAATCGCCCACCGGGTCCGAGGCACGCGCCCTCGCTGAATCCGCGGCGCGAAATCCGGAACGGATCGAACGGCGCGACGACATCCCCGGCCCGGGTCGTGACCGCGTAGGTGAGCCCGCTCGCGCGACACGCCGCGACCGTGACGTCGTCGTGATCCCCACCCGGGTAGGCGAGCCCCGCGACCGAAACGCCGAGCCGCGCTTCGACCTGTTGCTTCGATGCGGCGATCTCGTGGTGCTGATCCGCGGCCTCGAGCACGCTGAGATGCGGATGGTGCAGCGTGTGTGCGCCCACCTCCATGCCGGCCGCGGCGAACGCCCGCGCTTCGTCCCAGGTCGCGAACTCGCACGGAGCGGCGGCCGTCACTTCGAGCGCCTGCCGCAGCGATGCGAGGCGCCGGTCGCGCTCCGCGAGCGACGTCCGAAAAGCCGGGAGCAACGCGTGCAGCGCCGCGCTGCGCTCGGCGAGTCCGCCGAGCGGCCAGACGCGGGGCGCGCCGCTAGGTGCCCAGCGCAGCTCGCGCGACCGGGTGGTGGCGAGCGCGTGATCGAGCACGTCCCACCACGCGGGCTGTCGTTCCTCCATCAGTCCCGCAGTCAGAAAGAAGGTGGCGCGTGCGCCGGTCTCGGCCAGCAGCGGCAGTGCTCGCTCGACGTTGTCGCGATAGCCGTCGTCGAAACTCAGCGCGACACGATGTCCCGCCCCACCGCCGGCGAGATGCGCGAGCCCCTCGCCGACCGTGATCGGCGTCAGGCGTTCGGCGGCGAGGAACCGCAACTGGTCGCGCAGCACCCAGGCGCTGACGCCGAGGCGATAGAGCGGCCGCTCGCGATCGTCGTAGACGCGATGATGGCGGAGGATCGTGAGCGATCCACGACCGCCGGCGCCGCGCGGCGCATGCGCGAGGCTCAGTAACCAGCGTACGGTGCGCGCGCTCACGCCCGCACCCCGAGGTACTCCTGCACGCGGTGGTCGATCACCGCGCACAGCACCCACAGATTGCCGGTCACCTGGACGTCCCAGAAGCGATCGCCGAACCAGCACGAGATCGCGAGCACCAGGAACCCGGCGCCCGCGCCGACCGCCACCTGTCGCTCGAAACGATCGGCCGCCACCCTGATGCCGGCCTCGCACAACCGCACGCATCGCCACCAGAACCACAGGAACACCATCATGCCGAAGATGCCGAGCTCGGCGAGGATGCGCAGGTACGTATTGTGCGATGAGTCCTTGACCCGCAGTCCCAGCGCCGCACCGGCCTGCGGCAGCACGTCGCCGAGCGCGTCGTAGCCGACGCCGTCGAGCGGGTGCTCCTGGATCAGCACCATGAGGGTCTGCCAGGTGTTGACGCGCGACTGAGCACCAGCGTCGAGCGTCACGTCGTCACTCTCGTCGTCTTCGGTCTGGGTGGTCGAGAGCCGCTCCTTCACGTACTCCGGCATCCAGAACGGATTGGTCGCCACCCCGACCACCAGCAACACGAAGAACACCCGGGAGGAGCGCGCCGCGACCAGCAGAGCCGCGGCTGCCAGCGCCATCATGGCGCCGCGCGAAACCGTCATGAACACGCCGATCGAGCCGCACACCGCAACCGCGAGTGCGAATCCGCGCTGCCACCAGGCGCGCGCGCCGAACGCCAGCGAGAGCGCGAAAACCGAGAACATCGCGAGGAACGTGCCGAGCTCGTTCGCCTGCCCGATCGTGCCGGTGGCGCGACCGTGCAGGTTGCGCCCGTAGGCGAACGTGAACGCGGTCTCGATCGCGAGACCCAGCACCACGCCCCACACCAGGTGGGTGCGGTCCTTCGCGCCGCGAAGCATCGCGATCGCGACGAAGTAGACCGCGAAGCTCATGCCGCTTCGGAACAGCGACATGCCGGCCGGTGCCGCCTGGTACGTGTGCCCGGTCGGAAATGCCGCCGCGCGCATGATCGAGAACACGCAGAACACCAGGAACGCGGCGATCGGCAGGTGCAGCCAGCCGCCGCGCAGGAACGGCTCGCGCCGCATCACCTTGATGAGCGCGAACGAGAAGAATACTC encodes:
- a CDS encoding glycosyltransferase codes for the protein MTAPAMPPRIRVLYVVNNFVAGGAERHLLELWSRLDRDRFELAIACFERRGQFTVAVGALGWPVHDLGMSSRIYGPSGWRGLLRLVNLVRDWRPDVIHGYLFGPNLFAALAGRLCGVRAVVVSKRNMDEFETPRQVAVQRLAHRLATHVVAVSRAVGESSVALGVARERVTVIPNGVDVDRFGNGAIERSALGLKGVAPVIGSVGCLAVRKDQGMLLEALALLTREGQPFEAVLIGDGPERERLERQAHTLGLDDRVHFLGERPDVERLLPALDVFVLSSREEGIPNALLEAMAAGRASIATAVGGTPEVMQDGRTGWLVPARDPAALARALASALADPTEARRRASV
- a CDS encoding polysaccharide deacetylase family protein, whose amino-acid sequence is MSARTVRWLLSLAHAPRGAGGRGSLTILRHHRVYDDRERPLYRLGVSAWVLRDQLRFLAAERLTPITVGEGLAHLAGGGAGHRVALSFDDGYRDNVERALPLLAETGARATFFLTAGLMEERQPAWWDVLDHALATTRSRELRWAPSGAPRVWPLGGLAERSAALHALLPAFRTSLAERDRRLASLRQALEVTAAAPCEFATWDEARAFAAAGMEVGAHTLHHPHLSVLEAADQHHEIAASKQQVEARLGVSVAGLAYPGGDHDDVTVAACRASGLTYAVTTRAGDVVAPFDPFRISRRGFSEGACLGPGGRFSRRLARAELDGAFDRLRATAREVAS